CAGTAAGCAGTGGGCGGTGAGCGGTGAGCAGTGGGCAGTACCAAGTACTAGCGAGAAAATTTGTTCTTACGAACCAATCATACCGAAGAAAAGAAGGTCACTCACCGTCGGTCTTCCCCACTTCCCATCTCCCGATCTTCCCCATCTTCCGATCTTCCGATCTTCCCAACTCCCGAACTTCTACCCCCCCATTATCCCCAAATACGCCCGAAACGCGCCCACTTCCTCCTTGTATTGCCGCGCCAGGATGCGGGCGATCTGGGCCAGATGGCTGAGGTCATGGGCGACCCAGGTGGCGAGGAGTTCCCCGAGGGTGACCTCGCCGATGCGCGGATGGCGGGCCGAACGGGTGAAGTCGGCTTCGGTGAGGGCAAACCGCTGCCATTCGGCTATACTTTCGGTGCGCAGGCGTTGGAATTCGGCCAGCAACTCCTCCATAGAATGCTGTTGCGCAAGCGCGAAGTGCGCTTCCATGTCGATTGGTGCCAGCGTACGATCGGGCCCGTCTGACAGTATCACACGGATACGGGGCAGCCAGTCGGTTTCTTCGCATACGATAAGGTGGGCGATGGCCTCTTTCACGGTCCAGGTGTTGGCGCCTTCGTTGCGGTGGGTCCAGTCGTCTGACAGGCCCGACAAGAGCGCGTGCAGCACACGGGGTGTGCGTTCGATGAGTTCAAAGGAGTGGGCGATGGTGGTTTTCATAGTGTTGGATATAGGGTAACGTTCAGAGTATCACTTCCATTTTGGTATCAGCGCGTTTGTAGACACTTCCCACCGCAGGCACCTCCCTGAAGCCGAAGTGGCGGTAGACGTGCAGGGCAGCGGCAAGGGTCGAATTGGTAAACAATACCACCCGGGTTCCGCCCCGGCGGCGGACTTCGTCAAGGGCCGCGGCACAGAGCTGTTTCCCTACTCCCATTCCCTGGAAGCGGTCGTCGACGGCCATTTTCAGCAGTTTGAACTCACCGTCACCGACAGGCAACAGTGCAACGGTGCCGATGATCGTGCCCTCGTGCTCGGCAAAGAAAATCTGTCCGCCTTTTTCAAGGATATACACCTCGGGATCCGACAATACAGCATAATCTTCGGGTTCCATTTCAAAAAAGCGGGTGATCCAGGCGCGGTTCAGCCGCTCAAAATCGGCTCTATAGGCCGGTTGGTAGTCTACAATCGTCATGTGGCAAATTTCGTGTTTTGGGGATCATCTATAGCATCCAGGTGGCGGATCATGCAAAGGGCGTCAACGTAGCGTCCGTCGATCAACAGGTCGTTCGGCACCACGGGGCCCA
This genomic interval from Flavobacterium sp. HJ-32-4 contains the following:
- a CDS encoding GNAT family N-acetyltransferase, which encodes MTIVDYQPAYRADFERLNRAWITRFFEMEPEDYAVLSDPEVYILEKGGQIFFAEHEGTIIGTVALLPVGDGEFKLLKMAVDDRFQGMGVGKQLCAAALDEVRRRGGTRVVLFTNSTLAAALHVYRHFGFREVPAVGSVYKRADTKMEVIL
- a CDS encoding DinB family protein, with the translated sequence MKTTIAHSFELIERTPRVLHALLSGLSDDWTHRNEGANTWTVKEAIAHLIVCEETDWLPRIRVILSDGPDRTLAPIDMEAHFALAQQHSMEELLAEFQRLRTESIAEWQRFALTEADFTRSARHPRIGEVTLGELLATWVAHDLSHLAQIARILARQYKEEVGAFRAYLGIMGG